A window from Carassius gibelio isolate Cgi1373 ecotype wild population from Czech Republic chromosome B3, carGib1.2-hapl.c, whole genome shotgun sequence encodes these proteins:
- the LOC127952190 gene encoding zinc finger protein 664-like has product MEDPEPCRIKHTEDTEELTELIEENEQNEDLSEVEEKNNFKNGEKTFFLKKTRAKRYFTCTQCGKRLTSKYNLNVHMRIHTEEKPFTCDQCGKRFKHLANLKDHLNIHTREKLYTCDQCGKTFLWASVLKTHLRVHTKEKPHSCHLCGKSFSYLHHFKEHQKIHTGVRDYMCFECEKTFTSAGGLKHHQRMHTGEKPYKCSHCGKRFSRTGHLKIHERIHTGEKPYKCSHCDKRFNDSGDLKTHERIHTGVKPYTCSHCDKIFNNSGDLKTHERIHTGEKPYKCSHCDKRFSMSSNLKTHERIHTGEKPHKCSHCDKTFNQSANLKTHERIHTGEKPYKCSHCDKRFSMSSNLKTHERIHTGEKPHKCSHCDMRFSQSGHLKTHERIHTGEKPYHCTAHGKGFNQSSSLHSHTKNIHSK; this is encoded by the coding sequence agTTGATTGAAGAAAATGAGCAAAATGAAGATTTGAGTGAAGTTGaagagaaaaataactttaaaaatggagaaaaaacattttttttaaagaaaacaagagcCAAGAGATatttcacctgcactcagtgtggaaagagattgACATCGAAATATAATCTTAATgttcacatgagaattcatacagaagagaaaccattcacttgTGACCAGTGTGGAAAGCGTTTCAAACACTTAGCAAACCTTAAGGATCACTTGAACATCCACACTAGAGAGAAATTgtacacatgtgatcaatgtggaaaaacatttttgtgggCTTCAGTCCTGAAAACACACCTAAGAGTTCATAcaaaggagaaaccacattcatgtcatttgtgtggaaagagtttttcataTCTACACCATTTTAAagaacatcagaaaatacatactggtgtgagagattacatgtgctttgagtgtgagaaGACTTTTACTTCAGCGGGCGGTTTAAAACATCACCAGAGGatgcacactggagagaaaccttacaagtgttcacactgtggcaAGAGATTCAGTCGGACAGGACACctgaaaatacatgagaggattcacactggagagaaaccttacaagtgttcacactgtgacaagagattcaatgaTTCAGGAGActtgaaaacacatgagaggattcacactggagtgaaaccttacacatgttcacactgtgacaagataTTCAATAATTCAGgagacttaaaaacacatgagagaattcatactggagagaaaccatacaagtgttcacactgtgacaagagattcagtatgtcatcaaatctgaaaacacatgagaggatccacactggagagaaacctcacaagtgttcacactgtgacaagacattcaaTCAGtcagcaaatctgaaaacacatgagaggattcacactggagagaaaccttacaagtgttcacactgtgacaagagattcagtatgtcatcaaatctgaaaacacatgagaggatccacactggagagaaacctcacaagtgttcacactgtgatatgagattcagtcagtcaggacatctaaaaacacatgagaggattcacaccggagagaaaccataTCACTGCACTGCACATGGGAAGGGTTTTAATCAATCTTCTTCTCTACACAGTCATACAAAAAACATTCACAGTAAGTAG